In the genome of Candidatus Zixiibacteriota bacterium, the window CGGTGGCGGGTGCGGCGGCGGCTGTCATAGATTCAGAAACGGCTGACCGCCTTGCGTTTGGTGATTTCTCCGCTTATGTTCGGGTGGCGGACATACTGGAGAATATCCGCGCTGTCGATTCGCTCAGCGAACTGTTCATCATTGATGCCAACTACAACTATCTGTTTACAACCTCGCTCGAAGCGGACAGTATCTATTTTCTGGCCGAACTCAATGGTCGCTATATCGACTCTCTTGTTTTCGGTTCCAGTAGACAAACAATCGCTACTCCCTCCTATCGAACCGGATCGCTACGCCTGAAATCAGCCTTCGCTCCCCTTTTAAACAGCACCGGCTTAGTCGTGGCTGTCCTGGGAGTCGAGGCCAGCGTGGACTATTTCGACGCACTGACCGGACTGAAAGAGAACCTCTACTATTCAACCGCCCTGTCTCTGGCCGGAGGACTGATGCTGGGGGTCCTTTTTTTGATAATCCAGCGACGGCTCAACCGCCTTCAGCAACACCTCTTCCTTAGTGAAACCCAGTCCTATCTGGGACGTTTGGTCGCGGTGGTATCCCACGAGATAAAAAACCCGCTGGCGATAATCAGAGCCTCGGCTGAACGTCTTCGCAAGAAGCAGGATAGCCCGGAGAGTGATTTTGTGATCGAGGAAGTTGACCGCCTTAATGATATCGTTACCGGCTATCTTGATTTCGCGGGTGCCCGACCGGTGAACATTTCTCAACAAAACCCGGAGAAGTTCAACCTGATCGAAATGATTGACTCTCTGACACAGCATTTCCACGACAAGTATCCGGACCAGGAAATCGTCTGGCTCAAGCATTCTGTGCCCGACCGAGTAAATATGTCCGGACATCGCAGAGGACTCCGGCAGGTTTTGCTGAATCTGCTTATTAATGGGGCTGACGCCTGTCTGTCGGCGCAACGTCCTATTGAGATTGGTGTTTCCATCAAAGACCGGGATAACTCAGTGATTCTGGTTATCACGGATCATGGTCCGGGCATTCCCCATAAACAGTTGAAGCACGTTTTCGAGCCGTTCTTTACGACCCGACAG includes:
- a CDS encoding HAMP domain-containing histidine kinase, yielding MFGDSRKLLTAVLFVVVMIVLVNIAWWIFYSRTEQLLDNQLSRRLTSVAGAAAAVIDSETADRLAFGDFSAYVRVADILENIRAVDSLSELFIIDANYNYLFTTSLEADSIYFLAELNGRYIDSLVFGSSRQTIATPSYRTGSLRLKSAFAPLLNSTGLVVAVLGVEASVDYFDALTGLKENLYYSTALSLAGGLMLGVLFLIIQRRLNRLQQHLFLSETQSYLGRLVAVVSHEIKNPLAIIRASAERLRKKQDSPESDFVIEEVDRLNDIVTGYLDFAGARPVNISQQNPEKFNLIEMIDSLTQHFHDKYPDQEIVWLKHSVPDRVNMSGHRRGLRQVLLNLLINGADACLSAQRPIEIGVSIKDRDNSVILVITDHGPGIPHKQLKHVFEPFFTTRQDGSGLGLHLSKKIIEEMNGTIVIDSQEKTGTDVTITLPKQPMR